TCACATGGCATGGTTCGTACTGAAGTACGAAGTCAAGCAGCAGACTCTCATTTGGGGCATGTCTTTACTGATGGTCCAAGTGAAGCAGGGGGGTTAAGATATTGTATTAATTCTGCTGCTTTAAAATTTATTCCCTATGAAGAAATGGACCAAGCTGGCTATAGTGACTACAAAAAATATGTGGAGTAATGAGGTTGACTGATGTACCAATATATCAAGGGATTACTTGTTGATTTAACTAGTGAAGCGGTAGTCCTTGAAACGGCGGGACTTGCCTATTATATTTATTTTCCAAATCCTTATCGCTTAAGTGATCAAAAAGGCCAACAGGTGCAAGTTTGGCTCTACCAAGCGGTTAGCCAGGATGCCATACGCCTGTATGGCTTTTTTGATCAGGCCGAGAAACAACTCTTTTTACAATTAATAAGTGTTTCGGGAATCGGGCCTAAGAGTGCTTTATCAATTTTAGCTTATGGTGACCAAGCCGGATTTATTGCAGCGATTGAATCGGAAAATGTTAAATTCTTAACCAAGTTTCCCGGCGTTGGTAAAAAAACTGCCCAACAGATCATCTTAGACTTACAAAGTAAGCTCAGCCGCCTTAAATCCGAAGCGCTTCCAGCTGACCAAGAAGTCATTTCTGATCAATCAGAGTCAAATCAGATGATGATTGAATTAGAAGCAGCCCTAAACAGTCTAGGTTACGCTAAGCGGGAGATTGATCAAGTGATCAAAAAAGGCGATTTTTCAGAGGTCGATAATACTGCAGATGCTATCCGAGTCGCCTTAAGATACATAACCTTAAAATAAGGAGTGAGGAGTTATAAGTATGTCTAGTGAAAAAAGGCTTCAAAGCGGTGAAGAATTTTTTGAAGAAGAAGACATGGAGGCTAGCTTAAGACCGCAACTTCTCAAAGACTACATTGGTCAAGAAGAAACCAAGCACGAACTATCGGTTTATATCCATGCTGCTAGACAGCGAACGGAATCCTTAGACCATGTCTTGTTATACGGCCCACCGGGATTAGGAAAAACCACCTTAGCCAATGTCATTAGTAATGAAATGCAGGTCAATATGCAGACCAGTAGCGGCCCAGCCATTGAAAAAACGGGTGATCTTTTAATTCTACTCAACGAACTGGCCCCTGGAGATGTCTTATTTATCGATGAAATCCACCGCCTGCCCCGCAATGTCGAAGAAATGCTCTACAGTGCCATGGAGGACTTTCGTGTTGATATTATTGTTGGCCAAGAGAGTTCAGCCCACGCGGTTCAATTTGATCTGCCTCCATTTACCTTGGTAGGAGCCACGACTAGGGCTGGGAGCTTATCTGCTCCTTTAAGGGACCGCTTCGGTATCATCCAGCATATGCGCTATTATAAGGTGGATGAATTACAAGAAATCGTTAAGCGGAGTAGCCAAATCTTTGAGGTAACCATCGAAGAAGAAGCAAGTTATGAAATTGCCTTACGGTCGCGTGGAACCCCTCGGATTGCCAACCGCTTATTGAAGCGAGTCAGAGACTTTGCTCAAATATATAATACCAATGCAATTATTGATTTAGCAATCACTGAAAGAGCCCTAAGTATTTTAAAAATTGATAAGGCTGGTTTAGATGATCTTGACCGACGCATCTTAGAGACTATTATTTTCTATTATCAAGGTGGCCCGGTAGGCTTATCCACTATTGCGGCTAATTTATCAGAAGAAAAAGAAACCATTGAAGATATGTATGAACCTTATTTAATTCAAATGGGCTTTTTACAACGCACCCCTAGAGGGCGTATGGCCACGGCTAAGGCCTACCAACATTTAGGAATTGATAAAGAGGAGAACGAGGATGACCTTAAAAACGACAGATTATGATTATGATTTACCAGAAGAACTCATTGCCCAAAGTCCCACTAAGGATCGCTTAAACTGTCGACTTTTATGTTTGAATGCTAGAGATGGCCACTACCAGGATAAGATGTTTTCAGCTATTGAAGAGGAGTTTGAAGCAGGGGATGTCTTAGTCTTAAATAATACTCGGGTCTTACCGGCCCGTCTTTACGGCGAAAAAGAAGCGACAGGTGGCCACGTTGAAGTATTACTCTTAAACAATGTGGAAGGCGACCTTTGGGAGACACTGGTTAAACCAGGACGACGCTTGAAAGCCGGCGCAAGGCTTAGCTTTGGCGATGGTCGCTTGAAAGCTGAAATCAAAGAAACACTTGACTATGGTGGTGGTCGCCTGCTGGAATTTTATTATGATGGGATTTTCTTAGAGATTTTAGAGAGTCTAGGAGAGATGCCTCTGCCACCTTACATTAAGAACAAATTAACTGATCCAGACCGCTATCAAACAGTTTATGCTAAAGTAAATGGCTCGGCAGCAGCCCCGACAGCGGGTTTACACTTTACTGAGGACTATCTAAAGAGCCTACAGGAAAAAGGAGTTAAGATTGCTTATCTGACCCTCCATGTCGGTTTGGGAACTTTTCGACCAGTGAATGAAGAAGATCTGAGTGACCACCAAATGCATTCAGAATTTTATCGCTTAGATCCAGAAAATGCTGAAATAATTAGTCAAGCCCAAGCAAATGGCCACCATGTCATTGCTTGCGGGACAACCTGTATTCGTACTTTAGAGACTATTGGTCAAAAATTTGATGGCCAAGTGAAAGCAGATTCTGGCTGGACTGATATTTTCATTTATCCAGGTTTTAAGTTTACTGTGGTCGACCATTTCATTACCAACTTCCATTTACCTAAATCAACCCTAGTGATGTTGGTGGCTGCTTTTGCCGGAAGAGACCATGTGCTTAACGCCTATCGTCATGCGGTCGAGGAGAAGTATCAATTCTTTTCTTTTGGGGATGCCATGTTTGTCCGCGGCCCGCAATACACAGAAAAATAAGTGTCTTTACCATCAGTAAGCGGTGACTATATGTAAATAAGCTGGCTAAACTGATGGTTTTTATCATGTTAAAAGGAGTTGGTCTATCGTGTTTACACCCTTAAATGTGAATACATCCTATACGCTTTTAAAGAGTCCCATGCCGGTAAAGGATTATGTCGAAGCGGCCAAAGCCTTAGACTATCAAAACTTAGCGATAAGTGATGTCAATGTGATGTATGGGGTAATTGATTTTTATAATTATTGCAAGCATTATGACATCAATCCCTTAATTGGAATGACCGTTTCAATTCAACGTCCTGACCAGCGTGACCAAGAGGAGTGGCTGATTTATGCTAAAAATGATCAAGGCTACCGCTCTCTTATGCGCTTAAGTTCCTTAATTAAAAGCCAAGAGCCCATTGATTATCAGGCGGTTAGAGACTTTATCTTTAACAACCACCGCAATTGGATCACTATTTTAGAAGCTAATAATGGCCCACATATGCGTTTTCTCAAGCAACAGCGTGAAGAAGAGGCCGCTGCCTTCTTAGATAAATTACGGGAAATCTTCAAGGCTTCTGACTTATATATGGGGGTTGATGAATCTTATCTCTACCATCAAGAAGCCTTGGAAGACTTGGCTAAGAAAAGTCAGATTCCCTTGATCGCCCAGTCAAAGTTGGCTTATTTGTCAAAAAATGATGTCTTTACCCAGGAAGTATTAGCTGCTATTGAAGTCAATCAGCCCCTAGATAATTATCGAGAAAAAGCAGGGGCAGAAGGGCAGTTTTTTCTAAGGAGTCTAGCGTCTTATCAAGAATCCTACCAAAACAAGGGACTAGCTAAGGCTTTTGACCAAGTGTCAGAGGCTTTTGATGGGGTTCATTTAGACATTCAGTTTGACCAAGCGCTTTTGCCCAAGTATCCCATTGAATCAGGGCAAAGTAGTAAGGAATTTCTCAAAGATTTAGCCTATCAAGGTCTGTCTAAGCGGGTGGGTAATAAGCAAAGCTACCGAGAGCGCTTGGATTACGAACTTTCCATTATTGATCAAATGGGCTTCAATGATTATTTTCTCATTGTTTGGGACGTGATGGATTATGCTCATAAGAAGCATATTATGACCGGACCAGGTCGAGGATCTGCTGCGGGTTCCTTGGTAGCTTATTGTCTTTTTATTACCGATGTAGACCCTATAAGAAATCATTTACTTTTTGAGCGTTTTCTTAATCCTGAACGCCAGTCGATGCCGGATATTGATTTGGACTTTCCTGATGATAAGCGCCAGGATATTTTGAATTATGTCTATCACAAATATGGTAGTGACCACGTGGCTCAAATTTCTACCTTTGGCACCTTTGCTGCCCGGAAGGCCATCAGGGACGTCGGTAATGCTTTTAATAAGAGTCAAGCGACCATGAGCCGTTGGGCCAATACCATTAGCTCGCAAAATCAGACTCTTGAAGAAGCTTATCAAAGTTCCAGCCAACTCCAACAATATATAGCAGCAGAGGAGGATGGCCAGCTCTGGTTTCAGACCGCTAAAAAGATTGAAGGCTTGCCTCGCCACGTCTCTACCCATGCGGCAGGGGTTATTCTCAGTGACCAAGATTTGACCGATTTTATCCCCTTACAGGCTGCCCTTAACCATTCCATTCACCAGTCCCAATACACCATGCATGAAATTGAGCGGATTGGTTTATTAAAAATTGACTTTTTGAGTTTAAGTAACTTAACGATTTTAGCCAATAGTGTCAGAGCAGCAGAAAAAATCAGCAAAAGTCGCTTACGTCCTATAGACTTTCCTCGTAATGATCAATTGGTCTATCGTGTCTTTAGTCAAGCCAATACCTTGGGTGTCTTTCAATTTGAATCTAATGGGATTCGCCGTGTCTTGAGGCGAGTGAAGCCAAGTTCAATGGCGGACCTTGCGGCAGTAAATGCTCTCTACCGGCCAGGGCCCATGCAACAAATTAATCACTTTGTCAATCGTAAACATGGTAAGGAGCCGATTACTTACCCCCATCCGGACTTAGAAGGTATCTTGAAGGAAACTTATGGCATTATTGTCTACCAGGAACAAGTCATGCAAGTTGCCCAAAAAATTGCTGGATTTTCTTTGGGAGAAGCTGATATCTTACGACGGACGATCAGTAAGAAAGATAAGGCAACCATGGACCGCTTACAGGCGAAATTTATTCGCCAAGCTGTTGCTAAGGGCTACAGCCAAAGCGTTGCCCAAAAAATTTATGCCTACATTGAAGCTTTTGCTGATTATGGCTTTAACAAGTCACATGCTTATGCTTATTCCTATTTAGCTTATGAGATGGCCTGGCTAAAGGTTCACTATCCGGCCGCCTTTTACTATGGAAATCTCTTGCAACATAAGATTTATGAGACTAAGGGTCAGCAATTAACTTATGAGGCTAGTCTTTGCCAAGTTAAGCTCCAACTCCCCGATGTCAACCGGTCATATACAACCATGCAGGTAGTTGATGACCAGCATATTTTACTCGGTCTTACTGATATTCGTGGCTTGATGCGAAACTTTACCACAGCCATTGTCCAGGAACGGCTCAATGGGGGGCAGTATCGGTCATTGGGAGACTTTATTCAACGCCTGCCAAAAAACTATTTAAAGGCTGACAATCTGGAAAAATTGGCGCTTGCGGGAGCTTTGGACAGCTTTGGATATAATCGCCGCACCTTAATAGAAGAGGCTTTGCCAAAGTTACTAGAAGCGGTGAACTTATTTGGCGGAAGCAACAACCAGCAACTTTCCTTGTTCAATCAGGAGAATCGCGAGCTTTATGCTCCTGAAATTAAGCAATTGAATGAGTATGATGATCGTCTTCTTTTGGAGGGGGAGCAAGAAACCCTGGGTCAGTCCATTAGCGTCGAATTATATAGTGACTATCGTCCTTACTACCAAAATGGTCAAATTCAACCCATCAATAAGTTAAGCGATAAAAGTCAGGTGACGATTATTGGAGAAATTGTCAAGGTGAAAAGAATTCAAACGAAAAAGAACCAGCCCATGGCTTTCTTAACTTTGCGTGATGAGCATAGTGAAGTTGAGGTGATTGCTTTTCCTAAAGCTTATATTGATTTTGCTGCCTACATAAGGGAAGGCCAGCAAGTCCTTGTCCAAGGCAAGACTCAGACCAGGAAACAAGGCTTGCAAGTGGTTTTAGACCAGTGTCAACCCTTAAATCATCAGTTGCTCACTGAATTGGAAAGGAAACGGCTGAACTCGATTCAAACAATAAACATTCGCGTGGCAAGTAGCCAGGTGGCTAGTGAGAAAAAAGCAGACCTCCTTGCTCTTATCAACAAGTATCACGGCAGGGTTAAATTAACTTTCACCATGGCCAAAGAACAGAAAAAATATCAATTGGGTGAGCGCTTTGCTGTTCAAGCCCGCCCCGAAGTCATTCAAGAATTAAGAAAAATTTACGGCTCTGAGAATGTTCTTTATTAATGAAATCGTTTTAATAGGAAAACCCTTAGTAATCAGCTTAGAAACATGATATTATATGACGTGAAGGGAAAAGAAAGGATAAGATTTATATGGCAAAAAAAATTGCGGTCTTAACAAGCGGTGGCGATGCTCCTGGCATGAATGCTGCGATCCGCGCAATCGTACGTAAGATCATTTTTGATGGTAACGAAGCTTATGGGGTACGTTATGGATTCCGTGGCTTAGCAGATGGAGATATTTTCCAAATGACTGCTGCTGATGTTTCCACCCTATCTTCGCGTGGCGGAACGATTCTGTTTACAGCCCGCTACCCTGAATTTGCAGAGGAAGAAGGCCAACTCAAAGCCATAGAACAATTAAAACGTCATGAAATTGACGGCTTGGTTGTCATTGGCGGAGACGGGTCCTATCAAGGGGCTTTGGCCTTGTCACGACGTGGCTTCCCAACGGTTGGTATTCCTGGAACAATCGATAATGATATTCCTGGTACTGACTTTACCATCGGTTTTGATACGGCATGCAACACTGCCCTAGAAGCTTTGGATAAGTTAAGAGATACCGCCAAAAGCCACATGCGGACTTTTGTGGTTGAAGTAATGGGGCGGCATGCCGGAGATATCGCCTTATGGTCTGGCATTGGATGTGGTGCTGACCAAGTGATTATTCCAGAAATTAATTTTGATATCCAAGAGGTCGTTGACCAAATTAATCAAGGACGTGAAAAGGGTAAGAAGCATACCCTCATTGTTTTAGCTGAAGGCGTTATGCCAGGCTATAAATTTGCTGATTTACTGGATGAATATGGAAATTACCACATTCGGACTACCGTATTAGGACACGTTCAACGTGGAGGATCACCAAGCGCTAAAGACCGTATGTTAGCAACTTCTTTAGGACATGCAGCTGTTGAAGCTTTAGCTAACGGTCAATCTGGAGTATGTATGGGGATTGTAGATAATAAAATTGTCTATACCGACATTGAAAATGCCCTAGAGAAAAAAGACGACCGTCAAAAACGTAATACGCTCAATAAATATCTCTATGATCTTAACCAAGAAACCTCAGTTTGGTCTTAAAAATAAAAGGAGAAAATGAAATGCCATTTGATATGAAATTATTAAAGAAAACCAAAGTTGTATGTACGATTGGACCTGCTTCAGAAGATCCAGAAACCCTAGTCGAACTGGCTAAAGCAGGTATGGACGTTGCCCGGATGAACTTTTCTCACGGTGACCACGATGAACACTTAGCCCGCATCAAAGCGATTCGCCAAGTGGAACGTGAAGCTGGAAAACGGATTGCAGTTATGCTAGATACCAAGGGTCCTGAAATTCGTACCCATAACATGAAGGACCATGCTCCGGTTTTCTTAGAAAAGGGTAAAACCGTTAAAATTTCTATGACTGAAGTTGAAGGAACCCAAGACATGATTTCAGTCACTTACCCTCAATTAATTAATGATGTTCATGTTGATTCTCATATTCTCATTGATGATGGTTTAGTCGATTTACGTGTTACTGACATTGACTTTGATAAGGGAATTGTTACCACTGTTGTGGAAAATAGTGGTTTAATCAAAGACAAGAAGGGGGTTAATATTCCTGGCGTTTCCGTATCCCTACCTGGTATCACTGAAAAAGATGAAGCCGACATTCGTTTTGGCCTAGAAAATGGAATTGACATTATCGCTGCTTCCTTTGTTCGTAAGCCAGAAGATGTTTTAGAGATTCGCGAAATTTTAGAAGAAACCGGGAACGAAACAGTTCAAATTATCCCTAAAATTGAAACCCAAGAAGGGGTAGATAATATTGACGGGATTTTGCAAGTTTCTGATGGTTTAATGGTTGCCCGTGGTGACCTAGGGGTAGAAATTCCAACTGAAATGGTGCCAGTTGTTCAAAAAGAATTAATCCGTAAGTGTAATGCGGCTGGTAAACCAGTTATTACTGCTACCCAAATGTTAGATTCTATGCAACGTAACCCACGTCCAACCCGGGCTGAAGCTTCTGACGTTGCTAATGCCATTCTAGACGGTACCGATGCGATTATGTTATCCGGTGAAACAGCTGCTGGTGACTACCCACTTGAAGCCGTTAAGACCATGACCCGTATCGCTATGACTACTGAACGTGAAAGCGAATTACGTGGTCAAGCCCAACAAGCCCTTAAAGAATATCAAAACAGTGATGTTTCTGAAGCCATTGCTCAATCTGTTGCCCATACAGCTCGCAATTTGAATATTCAAACCATCGTTGCTGCAACAAATTCAGGTCATACTGCTCGTTTAATTTCTAAGTACCGTCCTAATGCCATGATCTTAGCGCTTACCTTCTCTGAAAGTCGTGCGCATAAGTTATTACTTAGCCGTGGTGTGGTTCCAATGGTCATTGAAAAACCAGCATCTACCGATGAAATGACCTTACTTGCCACCCAAATTGCTAAAGAAGAAGACTACGCTAAAGATGGCGACCTTATCCTTATTACAGCTGGTGTACCGGTTGGGGAAACAGGGACCACCAACTTGATGAAGATTCAAATGATCGGTGAACGTTTGATTGAAGCTCAAGGGCTAGGAAATCAATCAGTCATTGGACACGTGGTTAAAGCTCAAAGCCCAGAAGAAGCCATTGAAAAAGCTAACCATGATAACATCTTAGTGGTTTCTACAACTGATGAACGCTATAATGAAGCCATTAAGAAGGCAGGGGCTGTTATTGTAGAAAATGCCACCCTAACTAGCCATGCTGCTGTAATGAGTGTCAATACCGGAACACCGGTCATCGTTAATGCTAAAGATGCGACGAACATTCTTGAAGAAGGCCAATTGATTACCTTGGATGCACGTCGCGGTATGGTTTATGATGGTGCCACAACGACTATCTAAGCCTGAACGAGACGAAGTCAGTGCCTATTATAAGGTACTGGCTTTTTTATTTTTCCTCATAGGCCTTCTGGCAATCCATTTGGGGAGGGCCGCGTCTATGCTATACTTAAAGAAATCGATATGAAGGAGACCAGTAAATGAAAGAACTAGCTAGTGTAGTCTCTGCTAGAGTGAGTGACTATAATGCAAAGAATTATTATGTCCAGTTCGAGGGGAAGACCTTTGAATTAAACCCCAGTGATAAGATAAAATCGCTGAATATTGGACAAGAAATCCCAGTGTTTATCTATACTAATCAAAAAAACCAAGCCAAAGCGACTCTAGATTTTCCCAAGAGTCGACAAAATACCTATGGCTGGGCTGAGGTCACCCAAGTTCGCCATGATCTAGGTGTCTTTTTAGATATTGGCCTTCCAGATAAGGATATGGTCTTGTCTATGGATGAGTTACCTAGTGAAACAGGGCTTTGGCCTAAAAAGGGCGATAAGCTTTATGTGAAATTATCCGTAGATCGTAAGGACCGGCAATGGGCTAATCTTGCCGATTCTGTGGTTGTCCAGTCTTTAACCAGTAAAGTTAAGGGAAATGAAAAGCGTTGGATTAATCAAGTCAAAAAAGCCCGGGTCTACCAGTGTAAATTGAATGGGAGCCACTTAATCACAGAGGATTACTACTTGGCTTTTATCCACCCCAGTGAATGGGAAGTAGAGCCTCGCCTAGGAGAAGAGGTGGAAGCTCGGGTTATTGGTATCGGACAAAATGGGAATCTGAACTTATCCCTAAAGCCACGTGCTTTCGAAGTTATCAATGATGATGCCGAAATGATTTATCAAGTCTTAAAACGGACTCCTGAGGGCTTTTTGCCTTATAACGACAAGAGTGACCCCGATGCGATTCGATCAGCCTTTAATATTTCCAAGGCTCAATTTAAACGTGCCTTGGGCCACCTGATGAAAACTCAGCGAATTGAACAAAATGAAGATGGGATAACTTTAAAGGATAAGTGATTTTTTGACTATCAATGATTTGATTGAGGATTTTTTAATTGCTTTACGGGTAGAACAAGGCCTTTCGGAAAATACCATTAAAACTTACCATAATGTTTTAAATCAATTTCAAATGATTTTGTCTGAAGCGGGGATAGAGGATATTCAAGCCGTCAAACGCCAGGATATTATCCAACAGCTGGAAAAGTTAAACCAAAAGGGTCGGGCAGTCTCAACCATGAGTCAATATTTATCGACCCTACGTCACTTCTTTAAATATTTGATTTTAGACTCAGTGATTGAAGAGAACCCAGTGGAAAATATCTCCTTGCCTAAGAAGAAGCAGCAGCTCCCTCAAGTGCTAAGTGTTGAAGAAGTTGATCGTTTGTTAGAAATGCCGGACGTCAATTCGACTCTTGGCTTGCGTGATCGTAGTTTATTAGAGTTACTTTACGCGAGTGGGCTGCGGGTAAGCGAATTGGTCCATTTAAAAATCAGTGATTTTCACGAAGATCTCGGCTTTCTCCAAACGGTTGGTAAGGGCAACAAGGAGCGCATCATTCCTCTTGGAGAAGTGGCCAAAGATTGGCTACAGACTTATCTCAAAGAGAGCCGCCTCAAACTCTTGGGAGAAAATGATCAATCTCAAGGGATGATTTATTTGAACCATCACGGACGTCCCCTTAGTCGGCAAGGGGTTTGGAAGAAGCTCAAGCAATATATCCAAGCTGCTGGGATAAGAAAAGAAGTCAGCCCCCATACCTTGCGGCACTCATTTGCAACCCACTTATTGGAAAATGGGGCAGACTTAAGAGTGGTTCAAGAACTCCTGGGTCACGCTGACATTTCTACCACGCAAATTTATACCCACATCCATTCGCAACATATGCGCGAAATTTATAAAAAAACTTTTCCGAGAGCATAGAAAAAGAGGTTGGAAGTTATGTTCCAACCTCTTTCTGTAGTGATGACTCTTTTAAGATGTCTTCGCTAAGTATCCGAAACAGACCTTATCAGCATTTATTTATCCTCTTAGATTGATATTATTTTTCAATAGACAGGCCGTCATTCAATTCGATTTGAATGTGAGCTGCTTGAGGAGCGGTATTCTTAATGGTTACAGTTTGACTTTCACCTTGTTTGAGCCGGTCAGTCTTCCATGTATCAGAAGCTAACTCTTTTTGGTCAGCATCGACAAATTTAAAGGTTATCCCCAAATTCACCAAGTCAGCTTTGGCATGGTTAGTTAATGTCCCCGTCATGACAATGCTTTGGTCAGTACTTGCCGCTTGGTCAACAGTGAACTGTAAATTATTTAAATCCTCTTCAAGTTGAGAATAGGTTGCTTTACGGAAGTCAAGATTTTCTTTAGCATCTTCAAGGGCTTTGGAATTTTTATCTGCGTCAATTTCTTCCAAAGCTTCTGCTTGAATGATAAAGCGTGAATCTTGGGATAAGTCTTTCAGGATATCAATTCGCTTCCGGTAATGATCATTAAAAGCAGTCTGACTATCGATGGTAGCCGGCTCTTGGTTCAAAGCATCCACACAAGCTTTTAATTCATTTAAGTAGTTCTGCACCTTATTTTCTAAATCTTTATCTTTAAAGCTTTGGTCTTGATACTTTTTCATTTGCTCCCACTCAGTATTGAAGGAATTGATGAGGGCTTGACTACCTGCATTGTCACTATTTTTATCTACTTGGCTAGCTGCTTCCTGTTTCTTTTGCCAGGTGGTAAAGAGATCACTAAAAAATAGGTCATCGGTTTTGTTTTGCGAAGAGCAAGCACTTAGAAAGAATAAGGTCGCACAGAGGCAGGCCAAGGCAATGATTTTCTTGAATGGCTTCATTAAATAGGTCCTTTCTACATTTAAGTTGATATTATTATATCATTACTTTAATAGGCATAGAAAAGAATTGAAAGGAAAAGCCATTCGAAGATCATGCTAAACTTTGATACAATAGAACTATAGGAGGGCTGGTAATGAATAAGATCGAAACTTTAAAAAATATGATTTATGAAAGTGATCGGATCGTCTTCTTTGGAGGAGCAGGAGTATCCACAGCAAGTGGCATTCCTGATTTTCGTTCTGCGGATGGTTTATTTATGCAAGATTCTGGATATCAGGTCAGTGCAGAAGAAATTATTTCACATTCTTTCTTTGAGAAATACCCCCAAATATTTTTTGACTATTACTTTGATCATTTAGTTTATCCAGATGCTAAACCCAATGCCTGTCACCGCTATTTAGCTGATTTAGAAGCTAAGGGGAAAGAAGTTGCCATTGTCACTCAAAATATCGACGGTCTTCACCAAGAGGCGGGAAGTCAAAAAG
This genomic stretch from Aerococcus mictus harbors:
- the queA gene encoding tRNA preQ1(34) S-adenosylmethionine ribosyltransferase-isomerase QueA; translated protein: MTLKTTDYDYDLPEELIAQSPTKDRLNCRLLCLNARDGHYQDKMFSAIEEEFEAGDVLVLNNTRVLPARLYGEKEATGGHVEVLLLNNVEGDLWETLVKPGRRLKAGARLSFGDGRLKAEIKETLDYGGGRLLEFYYDGIFLEILESLGEMPLPPYIKNKLTDPDRYQTVYAKVNGSAAAPTAGLHFTEDYLKSLQEKGVKIAYLTLHVGLGTFRPVNEEDLSDHQMHSEFYRLDPENAEIISQAQANGHHVIACGTTCIRTLETIGQKFDGQVKADSGWTDIFIYPGFKFTVVDHFITNFHLPKSTLVMLVAAFAGRDHVLNAYRHAVEEKYQFFSFGDAMFVRGPQYTEK
- the pyk gene encoding pyruvate kinase, with translation MPFDMKLLKKTKVVCTIGPASEDPETLVELAKAGMDVARMNFSHGDHDEHLARIKAIRQVEREAGKRIAVMLDTKGPEIRTHNMKDHAPVFLEKGKTVKISMTEVEGTQDMISVTYPQLINDVHVDSHILIDDGLVDLRVTDIDFDKGIVTTVVENSGLIKDKKGVNIPGVSVSLPGITEKDEADIRFGLENGIDIIAASFVRKPEDVLEIREILEETGNETVQIIPKIETQEGVDNIDGILQVSDGLMVARGDLGVEIPTEMVPVVQKELIRKCNAAGKPVITATQMLDSMQRNPRPTRAEASDVANAILDGTDAIMLSGETAAGDYPLEAVKTMTRIAMTTERESELRGQAQQALKEYQNSDVSEAIAQSVAHTARNLNIQTIVAATNSGHTARLISKYRPNAMILALTFSESRAHKLLLSRGVVPMVIEKPASTDEMTLLATQIAKEEDYAKDGDLILITAGVPVGETGTTNLMKIQMIGERLIEAQGLGNQSVIGHVVKAQSPEEAIEKANHDNILVVSTTDERYNEAIKKAGAVIVENATLTSHAAVMSVNTGTPVIVNAKDATNILEEGQLITLDARRGMVYDGATTTI
- a CDS encoding DNA polymerase III subunit alpha produces the protein MFTPLNVNTSYTLLKSPMPVKDYVEAAKALDYQNLAISDVNVMYGVIDFYNYCKHYDINPLIGMTVSIQRPDQRDQEEWLIYAKNDQGYRSLMRLSSLIKSQEPIDYQAVRDFIFNNHRNWITILEANNGPHMRFLKQQREEEAAAFLDKLREIFKASDLYMGVDESYLYHQEALEDLAKKSQIPLIAQSKLAYLSKNDVFTQEVLAAIEVNQPLDNYREKAGAEGQFFLRSLASYQESYQNKGLAKAFDQVSEAFDGVHLDIQFDQALLPKYPIESGQSSKEFLKDLAYQGLSKRVGNKQSYRERLDYELSIIDQMGFNDYFLIVWDVMDYAHKKHIMTGPGRGSAAGSLVAYCLFITDVDPIRNHLLFERFLNPERQSMPDIDLDFPDDKRQDILNYVYHKYGSDHVAQISTFGTFAARKAIRDVGNAFNKSQATMSRWANTISSQNQTLEEAYQSSSQLQQYIAAEEDGQLWFQTAKKIEGLPRHVSTHAAGVILSDQDLTDFIPLQAALNHSIHQSQYTMHEIERIGLLKIDFLSLSNLTILANSVRAAEKISKSRLRPIDFPRNDQLVYRVFSQANTLGVFQFESNGIRRVLRRVKPSSMADLAAVNALYRPGPMQQINHFVNRKHGKEPITYPHPDLEGILKETYGIIVYQEQVMQVAQKIAGFSLGEADILRRTISKKDKATMDRLQAKFIRQAVAKGYSQSVAQKIYAYIEAFADYGFNKSHAYAYSYLAYEMAWLKVHYPAAFYYGNLLQHKIYETKGQQLTYEASLCQVKLQLPDVNRSYTTMQVVDDQHILLGLTDIRGLMRNFTTAIVQERLNGGQYRSLGDFIQRLPKNYLKADNLEKLALAGALDSFGYNRRTLIEEALPKLLEAVNLFGGSNNQQLSLFNQENRELYAPEIKQLNEYDDRLLLEGEQETLGQSISVELYSDYRPYYQNGQIQPINKLSDKSQVTIIGEIVKVKRIQTKKNQPMAFLTLRDEHSEVEVIAFPKAYIDFAAYIREGQQVLVQGKTQTRKQGLQVVLDQCQPLNHQLLTELERKRLNSIQTINIRVASSQVASEKKADLLALINKYHGRVKLTFTMAKEQKKYQLGERFAVQARPEVIQELRKIYGSENVLY
- the ruvA gene encoding Holliday junction branch migration protein RuvA, with the translated sequence MYQYIKGLLVDLTSEAVVLETAGLAYYIYFPNPYRLSDQKGQQVQVWLYQAVSQDAIRLYGFFDQAEKQLFLQLISVSGIGPKSALSILAYGDQAGFIAAIESENVKFLTKFPGVGKKTAQQIILDLQSKLSRLKSEALPADQEVISDQSESNQMMIELEAALNSLGYAKREIDQVIKKGDFSEVDNTADAIRVALRYITLK
- the pfkA gene encoding 6-phosphofructokinase translates to MAKKIAVLTSGGDAPGMNAAIRAIVRKIIFDGNEAYGVRYGFRGLADGDIFQMTAADVSTLSSRGGTILFTARYPEFAEEEGQLKAIEQLKRHEIDGLVVIGGDGSYQGALALSRRGFPTVGIPGTIDNDIPGTDFTIGFDTACNTALEALDKLRDTAKSHMRTFVVEVMGRHAGDIALWSGIGCGADQVIIPEINFDIQEVVDQINQGREKGKKHTLIVLAEGVMPGYKFADLLDEYGNYHIRTTVLGHVQRGGSPSAKDRMLATSLGHAAVEALANGQSGVCMGIVDNKIVYTDIENALEKKDDRQKRNTLNKYLYDLNQETSVWS
- the ruvB gene encoding Holliday junction branch migration DNA helicase RuvB, translating into MSSEKRLQSGEEFFEEEDMEASLRPQLLKDYIGQEETKHELSVYIHAARQRTESLDHVLLYGPPGLGKTTLANVISNEMQVNMQTSSGPAIEKTGDLLILLNELAPGDVLFIDEIHRLPRNVEEMLYSAMEDFRVDIIVGQESSAHAVQFDLPPFTLVGATTRAGSLSAPLRDRFGIIQHMRYYKVDELQEIVKRSSQIFEVTIEEEASYEIALRSRGTPRIANRLLKRVRDFAQIYNTNAIIDLAITERALSILKIDKAGLDDLDRRILETIIFYYQGGPVGLSTIAANLSEEKETIEDMYEPYLIQMGFLQRTPRGRMATAKAYQHLGIDKEENEDDLKNDRL